A portion of the Nitrospirota bacterium genome contains these proteins:
- the lpxK gene encoding tetraacyldisaccharide 4'-kinase encodes MGYDAPAMAVMRSLLPRLTSMNAVSIWLLPLYLLYRAGWWIHFAWKKLAAPPLVETRAKVISIGGVEWGGSAKTTLAIELARYLIGKGKRVAVLSRGYGRSSAGVMEVDAGDPRAAEIFGDEPTLIAREVPGAAVWVGADRAESARAAEGAGAVDAIVLDDGLQVMSLRKDLDIVALDPDLTLRSPGWLRQLFLRTPLWMVRGARVRIYLGSTSPGQTPGVRGLRVGYRLQGMINLWTGDPVPLEAMHGATIVPFCGIARPDRFIETLQEGGLSVAGSMVFPDHHLYRPRDFDALTALAENQGATTLVTTTKDAIRFTPVLRSKGGNDTGRYRFLAARTELSWHPNRSMLEIELDSLWKS; translated from the coding sequence ATGGGATACGATGCCCCCGCCATGGCCGTGATGCGATCTCTTCTGCCGAGGCTCACTTCCATGAATGCCGTGAGCATCTGGCTTCTTCCCCTCTACCTGCTTTATCGCGCGGGCTGGTGGATCCATTTCGCCTGGAAGAAGCTCGCCGCCCCCCCCTTGGTGGAGACCCGGGCGAAGGTCATTTCGATCGGCGGCGTCGAATGGGGCGGAAGCGCCAAGACCACGTTGGCCATCGAACTGGCCCGCTACCTCATCGGAAAGGGAAAGCGGGTGGCGGTCCTGTCGCGCGGGTACGGACGGTCTTCGGCTGGGGTCATGGAGGTTGATGCCGGGGACCCTCGGGCGGCGGAGATTTTCGGGGACGAGCCCACGCTCATCGCCAGAGAAGTGCCCGGCGCCGCGGTCTGGGTCGGCGCAGATCGCGCGGAGTCCGCGCGCGCCGCGGAAGGGGCCGGAGCCGTTGACGCGATCGTTTTGGATGATGGACTCCAAGTCATGAGTCTCCGGAAGGATCTCGATATCGTCGCGCTTGATCCCGACCTGACTCTGCGATCTCCCGGATGGCTGAGGCAACTCTTTCTTAGAACTCCGCTTTGGATGGTCCGTGGCGCGCGTGTGAGAATCTACCTCGGCAGCACATCCCCCGGGCAAACGCCGGGCGTCCGAGGCCTTCGAGTGGGTTACCGCCTCCAAGGCATGATCAACCTGTGGACCGGCGACCCCGTGCCCCTCGAAGCGATGCACGGTGCCACGATCGTCCCGTTCTGCGGGATCGCGCGTCCGGATCGATTCATCGAAACTCTCCAGGAGGGGGGACTAAGCGTTGCAGGCTCCATGGTCTTTCCCGACCATCATCTGTATCGGCCGCGGGACTTCGATGCCCTGACCGCCCTGGCGGAAAATCAGGGCGCCACCACTCTTGTAACCACGACGAAAGACGCCATCCGCTTCACCCCCGTGCTCCGATCAAAAGGCGGGAACGACACCGGCCGGTATCGATTCCTCGCGGCCCGGACTGAACTCTCCTGGCATCCCAATCGGTCGATGCTTGAAATCGAACTCGACTCGCTATGGAAATCGTGA
- a CDS encoding lysophospholipid acyltransferase family protein → MEIVRRSLWRVESYLLQGLLWFFRLLPLAVSRSLGAALARALFGIVPYRVNMIERHLGQVISGRVESRLMRRRVLSGVGHTLAEYAHLPRIRSDNLEQYIRFENEHHYAEAIRAGKGVIGFSGHFACWEWVACHTLRYPTMNVGVIVRPIKNPYVDRYVNSLRRSKGLQVFDMRDSFKPMLGHLRNGGHVAFWIDQNCLRGEGIFVDFLGRPACTFKGFSLLSLRSGSPLMPLFALRDPSDGRMIIRYEPPIFPSREGGLDRATHDLTQRCTAVIERFVRQYPEQWFWLHNRWKTKPEP, encoded by the coding sequence ATGGAAATCGTGAGGCGCTCCCTCTGGCGGGTGGAATCGTACCTTCTGCAGGGCCTCCTGTGGTTTTTTCGTCTTCTTCCTTTGGCGGTCAGCCGATCGCTCGGCGCTGCTCTCGCGCGCGCTCTGTTTGGAATCGTTCCCTATCGAGTGAACATGATCGAGCGACACCTCGGCCAAGTGATTTCAGGTCGAGTGGAGTCCCGGCTCATGCGCCGGCGCGTCCTTTCCGGCGTGGGACACACCCTCGCCGAATACGCGCACCTGCCCAGGATCCGATCGGACAATCTGGAGCAGTACATCCGGTTTGAAAACGAACACCACTATGCCGAGGCGATACGAGCCGGAAAGGGCGTCATCGGATTCAGCGGACATTTTGCATGCTGGGAGTGGGTCGCCTGCCACACCCTCCGATATCCGACGATGAACGTCGGCGTCATCGTGCGTCCCATCAAGAATCCGTATGTGGACCGGTACGTCAACTCTCTTCGCCGATCCAAAGGTCTCCAGGTGTTCGACATGAGGGATTCCTTCAAGCCCATGCTCGGCCATCTACGAAACGGCGGCCACGTCGCGTTTTGGATCGACCAGAACTGCCTCCGTGGAGAGGGAATCTTTGTGGACTTCCTGGGAAGGCCGGCTTGCACATTCAAGGGGTTCAGCCTGCTTTCGCTGCGGTCCGGATCTCCGCTGATGCCCCTGTTCGCGCTCCGCGATCCGTCGGATGGACGGATGATCATCCGCTACGAGCCGCCGATCTTCCCCTCTCGGGAGGGCGGCCTCGATCGGGCGACACACGACCTCACGCAGAGATGCACGGCGGTCATCGAGCGCTTCGTCCGTCAGTACCCCGAACAGTGGTTTTGGCTCCACAACCGCTGGAAAACCAAACCCGAGCCCTGA
- a CDS encoding glycosyltransferase, producing the protein MKIFHLDESTVWGGAENQLTLLHRGLIDRGHESVVFCRPRSPLGERLQPIRAGTRAFRPRFEGDMLSALHLARTVRKEEPDIVHAHTSRSHAIARLAELVFPDFRLVVSRRVNYPIRRNGFSRLKYRFGVERYIAVSEAVKNTLVRGGVAAARVSVVYSCAGNAGQPVVRSARSGAFVVGFAGRLENNKRPLDAIEAVERLRKEGLNVTLRMAGGGGMKDRIAGEVQARGLREVVTLLGYQADLRQFFGDIDVLAFCSDGEGLPNVVLESMAAGVPAVAGRVGGVPEILDDGETGLLYPSGDVAALALALRKLIENPDIRSHIAEKAQRQVRSGFLPETMVEKTAGIYRELLEESHLPGA; encoded by the coding sequence ATGAAGATATTTCACTTGGATGAATCCACCGTCTGGGGCGGGGCCGAGAACCAGTTGACCCTGCTCCACCGAGGCCTGATCGACCGGGGGCATGAATCCGTGGTTTTCTGCCGGCCGAGGAGCCCGCTGGGCGAAAGGTTGCAGCCGATTCGGGCCGGTACGCGCGCGTTCCGGCCTCGCTTTGAAGGGGACATGCTCTCCGCCCTCCACTTGGCCCGAACTGTTCGGAAAGAGGAGCCCGACATCGTGCATGCACACACGTCGCGTTCTCACGCTATAGCCCGGCTTGCGGAACTCGTATTTCCAGATTTCAGGCTCGTGGTCTCACGGCGTGTGAACTACCCGATTCGCCGAAACGGATTCAGCCGGCTGAAATATCGATTTGGAGTGGAGCGTTACATCGCCGTCAGCGAAGCCGTGAAGAACACGCTGGTGCGGGGAGGCGTGGCGGCGGCGCGCGTGTCGGTCGTCTATTCCTGCGCTGGGAATGCCGGTCAGCCCGTGGTCCGCTCGGCAAGGAGCGGTGCCTTTGTTGTCGGATTTGCCGGTCGCCTTGAAAACAACAAGCGGCCCCTCGATGCCATCGAGGCGGTCGAACGGCTGAGAAAGGAAGGATTGAACGTCACTTTGCGGATGGCGGGTGGGGGGGGAATGAAGGACCGCATTGCGGGTGAGGTGCAGGCCAGGGGGCTGCGGGAGGTCGTGACGCTTCTGGGGTATCAGGCGGACCTCCGGCAGTTCTTCGGCGACATCGATGTCCTGGCGTTTTGCTCCGATGGAGAGGGACTACCAAATGTGGTCCTCGAATCAATGGCAGCCGGCGTTCCGGCCGTGGCCGGCCGCGTGGGCGGGGTGCCCGAGATCCTCGACGATGGAGAGACCGGGTTGCTCTATCCGAGCGGGGACGTTGCGGCATTGGCTCTGGCGCTCAGGAAGCTCATCGAGAATCCGGACATTCGCTCCCACATTGCGGAGAAAGCTCAACGGCAGGTGAGATCCGGATTTCTTCCGGAAACCATGGTGGAGAAAACGGCCGGAATCTACCGAGAGTTGCTGGAGGAGTCCCACTTACCTGGAGCTTGA
- a CDS encoding O-antigen ligase family protein — translation MPKRSRSSSGIEPMAGRPSPIGALSTVPAPLPRSVDNVLAVVFALLAFFLPWAEWPKNVVLGMIAIIFLGLWTTGRIRTRPFSLLDAGSLALAVGFGLSLFSTPDRALTLKWWWKTAQGLLVLFMFSRLLRVAPRAGRTLGWSLLTCTAAVELAAIVAFLASGRHLASTPQERIPIFAVAQSSSAIYLEFLLPVAILHFVQSPGRRAPWISALLGSVLALGIALTLSRVGFVVMALTFVYALFRWSKRSRRWVIPVLILLGVWLAIPGGGGERFTTDIRAGFKESSLQWRRDVWVDAWELYRTRPWTGYGLGAFSKQLDPGWSTSVYRHIHNIFLAGLFEAGPAGLIGVVAFVGAIPWALWKRRREPGAEAALLAWGALAIHGLVEYPIRDEPFIVFCAVLALAGRRSNETVA, via the coding sequence ATGCCCAAACGCTCTCGCTCCTCGTCCGGAATTGAACCGATGGCGGGTCGGCCAAGTCCCATCGGCGCATTGAGCACGGTGCCCGCACCGCTCCCAAGGTCGGTGGACAATGTGCTCGCCGTCGTCTTTGCGCTGCTGGCCTTTTTCCTGCCCTGGGCGGAGTGGCCGAAGAACGTCGTCCTGGGGATGATAGCGATCATCTTCCTGGGGCTGTGGACAACCGGGCGTATCCGTACGCGCCCATTTTCTCTTCTGGATGCGGGGTCGCTGGCGCTGGCCGTAGGGTTCGGCTTGTCGCTCTTCTCCACGCCGGACCGGGCGTTGACGCTGAAGTGGTGGTGGAAGACCGCACAGGGACTGCTTGTGTTGTTTATGTTCTCCAGACTCCTCCGCGTGGCGCCCAGGGCGGGTCGAACGCTGGGATGGTCGCTTCTCACTTGCACAGCCGCGGTCGAGCTTGCCGCCATCGTTGCTTTCTTGGCCTCGGGGCGGCATCTGGCCTCAACCCCGCAGGAGCGAATCCCCATCTTCGCGGTGGCCCAAAGCTCATCGGCAATCTACTTGGAATTCCTTCTCCCTGTGGCGATCCTGCACTTCGTCCAATCGCCTGGGCGCCGCGCGCCCTGGATCTCAGCGCTGCTCGGGTCCGTCCTTGCACTGGGGATCGCCTTGACGCTATCCCGAGTCGGCTTCGTGGTCATGGCGCTCACGTTTGTGTATGCCCTCTTTCGATGGTCGAAGCGGAGCCGGCGGTGGGTTATTCCCGTGCTGATTCTCCTGGGTGTCTGGCTGGCCATTCCGGGGGGGGGGGGCGAGCGTTTTACGACGGACATCAGGGCCGGCTTCAAAGAATCCAGTCTCCAATGGAGGCGGGACGTGTGGGTGGATGCGTGGGAACTCTACCGGACACGGCCGTGGACCGGCTATGGGCTGGGAGCTTTCTCGAAGCAGTTGGATCCGGGCTGGTCCACCTCGGTTTATCGGCACATTCACAATATCTTCCTTGCCGGCCTGTTTGAGGCAGGGCCTGCGGGATTGATCGGTGTGGTCGCGTTCGTCGGCGCGATCCCTTGGGCGCTCTGGAAGCGTCGCAGAGAACCGGGGGCGGAGGCTGCGCTACTGGCTTGGGGCGCGCTTGCGATTCACGGCTTGGTGGAATATCCGATCCGCGATGAACCCTTCATCGTTTTCTGTGCGGTCTTGGCGCTGGCGGGCCGGCGCTCGAACGAGACGGTCGCATGA
- a CDS encoding class I SAM-dependent methyltransferase has product MNRAYLKRFKRDQRIVDLLERRAIRSILSEIAPRGPFRVLDVPCGYGRIAGEAGAVANFMVQADRSAEILSLVHAADGSGPRVCCDIRHLPFRSGSFDLVCVVRLWHHLRDAEVRAAVMEELGRVSTRYALVSHYRQAGLHALSRRIGGRFSKRVRINMLAPGQFEKEAETHGFSVTRTERVLPLVHAQTLSLLVRN; this is encoded by the coding sequence ATGAATCGAGCCTATCTAAAGCGTTTCAAACGGGATCAGAGAATCGTCGACCTTCTAGAGAGGAGGGCGATCCGGTCCATCCTTTCGGAGATCGCTCCACGCGGTCCATTCCGAGTCCTGGACGTACCATGCGGATATGGCCGGATTGCCGGTGAGGCCGGCGCGGTGGCGAATTTCATGGTCCAGGCTGATCGATCGGCGGAAATTCTCTCCTTGGTCCACGCGGCTGACGGTTCTGGTCCTCGAGTGTGCTGTGACATACGGCACCTGCCCTTTCGAAGCGGCTCCTTCGATCTCGTCTGCGTGGTCCGGCTCTGGCACCACTTGCGGGATGCGGAAGTGCGGGCCGCCGTGATGGAGGAGCTGGGAAGAGTCTCGACGCGCTACGCCCTTGTTTCGCACTACCGGCAGGCGGGACTCCATGCCTTGTCGCGCCGCATCGGGGGCCGATTCAGCAAGAGGGTGCGGATCAACATGCTGGCCCCCGGTCAGTTTGAGAAGGAGGCGGAGACGCATGGATTCAGCGTGACGCGGACGGAGAGGGTGCTTCCGCTCGTCCATGCCCAAACGCTCTCGCTCCTCGTCCGGAATTGA
- a CDS encoding glycosyltransferase family 9 protein — protein sequence MPTLKAQRTTDESIHLLSGQKVLLVQTAYPGDVLFCLPLAVALKAKEPGIRLIGVTSREAADVWQGQPCFQDVVVWDKRGKERNPVDMIRLAGRLRRMRPDIAVVAHTSAASAVLARLSGAAERIGFRKGPGSFLHTRRLEFPKDTFEGRYRDFYPLLGLRLPPDGMIFTVSDVPLGRARKILSEEGWFEAKQRIAITFGSKIATKKWPDEKWADLLKRLSGEPSTRMILLGTSGETEEAERIRSGAPNHVTNLTGLTVQESAAALQSATWVIGVDSFGLHLARFLGVPSIGIFGPTDPKALTWRPNQKPVFVEDLPCRPCTVFHAPHRCPKGHHNCMNLLEATQVVRVMF from the coding sequence ATGCCCACGTTGAAAGCACAGCGCACGACCGACGAATCGATCCACCTACTCTCTGGTCAGAAAGTCCTTCTGGTCCAGACGGCCTACCCGGGCGATGTTCTCTTCTGCCTACCTCTCGCGGTGGCCCTCAAGGCGAAGGAGCCGGGCATTCGATTGATCGGGGTAACGTCCCGCGAGGCGGCGGACGTCTGGCAAGGCCAGCCCTGCTTCCAAGATGTGGTCGTATGGGACAAGCGCGGCAAGGAACGAAATCCAGTGGACATGATCCGATTGGCCGGTCGGCTTCGACGCATGAGGCCGGACATCGCCGTCGTGGCGCACACTTCCGCCGCCTCGGCCGTCCTTGCTCGACTCAGCGGCGCGGCGGAACGAATCGGGTTTCGCAAAGGGCCGGGTTCTTTCCTGCACACCCGGCGGCTGGAGTTTCCCAAGGACACTTTTGAAGGCCGGTATCGAGACTTCTACCCGCTGCTCGGTCTGAGGTTGCCCCCCGACGGCATGATTTTCACCGTGAGCGATGTCCCACTGGGGCGCGCACGGAAGATTCTCTCGGAAGAAGGCTGGTTTGAAGCCAAGCAACGAATCGCCATCACCTTCGGGAGCAAGATCGCGACGAAGAAATGGCCGGACGAGAAATGGGCCGATTTGTTGAAGCGATTATCCGGCGAGCCGTCGACGAGAATGATCCTCCTCGGAACTTCAGGTGAAACCGAAGAAGCGGAGCGAATTCGTTCCGGAGCGCCGAACCACGTGACCAACCTGACCGGCCTGACCGTGCAAGAATCCGCCGCGGCTTTGCAGTCCGCAACGTGGGTCATTGGCGTGGACAGCTTCGGCCTGCACCTCGCCAGGTTCCTCGGCGTACCCAGCATTGGTATTTTCGGTCCGACCGATCCAAAGGCCCTTACCTGGCGTCCCAACCAGAAACCCGTCTTCGTTGAAGACCTCCCCTGCCGCCCCTGCACCGTCTTCCATGCGCCCCATCGCTGCCCGAAAGGCCATCACAACTGCATGAACCTGCTGGAAGCGACCCAAGTTGTCAGGGTTATGTTCTGA
- a CDS encoding glycosyltransferase family 39 protein — MAVVARSAAFEPRPLKAVALILSLAAVLRLPLFATPFNNEHAWNEGHYATTALNFDQYGPWTQMNDLGEDHTTTPLYPWIIYASFKLFGVSEAAARLPGFLFGLLSVYLVFSIGRKLQDRRVGLLAALCAAAAPSIIYFSRNVQLESMSGCFGLLAFSLLLSWRQKLANRSLAWATSAQALSILTKQTMVLAFVPFYSLFFKREPKKFAWFMGLSVLPSATWVVLNYLDTGGGTGWYFSRPGEHNLHGIVPALAKGFLWLPEHVGPPIFLFVVIGLMKPLPEKRHLLAYSLIWLALAVPYPIAFMGNRYYDYPGLYGLCLIAGSGLATLRKQNILAVAVAAIVCFGGAKVVLRYRANRFSQMAKSETVPFFSAKEVRRINLDGGRVLVDYPQTAFYAGGDPAYIQCAHGDVRSGVDGSHPYVIANYFGKFYTAEEFDAFMTERGYAKILPLAYSNMR, encoded by the coding sequence ATGGCAGTAGTTGCCCGGAGCGCCGCCTTTGAGCCACGACCCCTGAAGGCGGTTGCCCTGATCCTCTCGCTGGCGGCCGTCCTGCGGCTACCTCTGTTTGCCACACCGTTCAACAACGAGCACGCCTGGAACGAAGGCCACTATGCAACGACGGCCCTCAATTTCGACCAGTACGGACCTTGGACGCAGATGAACGACCTCGGTGAAGACCACACGACAACGCCGTTGTATCCTTGGATCATCTACGCGAGCTTCAAGCTTTTCGGCGTGAGCGAAGCGGCGGCCCGCTTGCCCGGTTTCCTGTTCGGACTGCTCTCGGTCTATCTTGTCTTTTCCATAGGGAGAAAACTTCAGGACAGGCGAGTCGGCCTCCTAGCGGCACTGTGCGCCGCGGCAGCCCCCTCCATCATCTACTTCTCCAGGAACGTCCAGTTGGAGTCTATGTCCGGCTGCTTCGGACTCCTTGCCTTCTCGCTGCTCCTTTCCTGGCGGCAGAAGCTCGCGAACCGCTCCCTAGCCTGGGCGACTTCAGCCCAGGCGCTCTCGATCTTGACGAAACAGACGATGGTCCTTGCTTTTGTGCCTTTTTATTCCCTTTTCTTCAAGAGGGAGCCGAAGAAATTCGCGTGGTTCATGGGGCTCTCGGTTCTCCCCTCTGCGACATGGGTTGTCTTGAACTACCTTGACACGGGAGGCGGCACGGGTTGGTACTTCTCCAGACCGGGGGAGCACAACCTGCATGGAATTGTTCCGGCTCTGGCAAAGGGTTTCCTGTGGCTGCCTGAACATGTTGGCCCCCCCATTTTCCTTTTTGTCGTGATCGGTCTGATGAAGCCGCTTCCGGAGAAACGCCATCTTCTTGCCTACAGCTTAATTTGGCTTGCCCTGGCGGTCCCCTATCCCATAGCGTTCATGGGGAACAGGTACTACGACTATCCTGGCCTCTACGGTCTCTGCCTGATTGCGGGCAGCGGCCTCGCAACCCTGAGAAAGCAAAACATCCTCGCCGTGGCCGTGGCGGCAATTGTCTGCTTCGGTGGGGCGAAGGTCGTTCTGAGATACCGGGCCAACCGTTTCAGCCAGATGGCGAAGTCGGAAACGGTCCCGTTCTTCTCCGCCAAGGAGGTTCGGCGGATCAACTTGGACGGCGGGAGGGTTCTGGTCGACTATCCCCAAACGGCTTTCTATGCGGGGGGAGACCCAGCGTACATTCAGTGCGCCCATGGGGACGTTCGCTCCGGCGTCGACGGGAGTCACCCATACGTCATCGCAAACTATTTCGGCAAGTTCTACACCGCGGAAGAGTTCGATGCATTCATGACAGAACGCGGTTATGCAAAGATTCTACCTCTTGCCTATTCCAATATGAGATGA